The Pseudomonas sp. TH06 genome has a window encoding:
- a CDS encoding PepSY domain-containing protein, translated as MSKKSRSKLWFLVHSWLALPIWFFVLIVCVTGTLAVVSQEIVWLANPQMRASQPADDAPLLSYDQILAAIKKAEPQTIVESISRPDESHFALDVSVNYPDGRSQTVYVNPYTGVIQGPAPDFNFQAFTRALHGWWLVPFTNGYSWGWYLVSFLGLPMLASLVTGLVVYKRFWKGFLRPTLRIRHGARIFWGDFHRLSGIWSIWFIAVISVTGTWFMIQALLSDNQISWSSEPIIPALSRESVPISADATPPAKISLDRAIEITEQQIPGLEVSFVSLPGNAYSHLSLGGRGWYPLMFQTATLNPYNGDLAATRLLSDRTSLEFVTESMRPLHTGDFGGLWIKLIWFFFGLLLSMMVLSGLLIWTKRTALATANALKRENKKQRVKAQPAMHRELSEVDL; from the coding sequence ATGTCGAAGAAATCCCGTTCCAAACTATGGTTCCTGGTGCATAGCTGGCTGGCGTTACCGATCTGGTTTTTTGTCCTGATCGTCTGCGTGACCGGGACGCTGGCGGTGGTCAGCCAGGAAATCGTCTGGCTGGCCAACCCGCAAATGCGCGCCAGCCAGCCGGCGGATGATGCCCCGCTGCTCAGCTACGATCAGATTCTGGCCGCGATCAAGAAAGCCGAGCCGCAGACGATCGTCGAAAGCATCAGCCGACCGGACGAATCGCACTTTGCTCTGGATGTCAGCGTCAACTATCCGGACGGACGCTCGCAGACCGTTTACGTCAACCCGTATACCGGCGTGATTCAGGGCCCCGCTCCCGACTTCAACTTCCAGGCATTCACTCGGGCCCTGCACGGTTGGTGGCTCGTACCCTTCACCAACGGTTACAGCTGGGGCTGGTATCTGGTGTCGTTCCTCGGCCTGCCGATGCTCGCCTCGCTGGTCACCGGTCTGGTGGTGTACAAGCGTTTCTGGAAAGGTTTCCTGCGCCCGACCCTGCGCATTCGCCACGGTGCGCGGATTTTCTGGGGTGACTTCCATCGCCTCAGCGGGATCTGGTCGATCTGGTTCATTGCGGTCATTTCCGTGACCGGCACCTGGTTCATGATTCAGGCGCTGCTCTCGGACAACCAAATTTCCTGGTCCAGCGAACCGATCATTCCGGCACTGTCGCGTGAAAGCGTACCGATCTCGGCCGACGCCACGCCACCGGCAAAAATCAGCCTCGACCGGGCGATCGAAATCACCGAACAGCAGATTCCCGGCCTCGAAGTCAGTTTCGTCAGCCTGCCAGGCAATGCCTACAGTCACTTGAGCCTGGGGGGTCGCGGCTGGTATCCGCTGATGTTCCAGACTGCAACGCTCAACCCTTACAACGGTGACCTCGCCGCCACGCGTTTGCTGTCCGATCGCACTTCACTGGAGTTCGTCACCGAGTCGATGCGTCCCTTGCACACCGGGGACTTCGGCGGCCTGTGGATCAAGCTGATCTGGTTTTTCTTCGGCTTGCTGCTGAGCATGATGGTCCTCAGCGGCCTGTTGATCTGGACCAAACGTACCGCACTGGCGACCGCCAATGCGCTGAAGCGTGAAAACAAAAAACAGCGAGTCAAGGCACAACCGGCCATGCACCGTGAACTGTCGGAGGTCGACCTGTGA
- the leuC gene encoding 3-isopropylmalate dehydratase large subunit, with amino-acid sequence MSPRTLYDKHIDSHTVCRLDDQGHVLLYIDRQVINEYTSPQAFSGLREAGRDVWRPGTALAVVDHVNPTAPQRVAAMPDAGGARQVSYLAENCRDFGIELLDILDKRQGIEHVIAPEQGFILPGMVIAAGDSHTTTYGALGAFGFGIGTSEIEHLLASQTLVYKRLKSLRVTVDGELASGLTSKDVIMALIARIGASGATGYAIEFCGSTIDALSVEARMTICNMAVEAGARGAFMAPDDKVFAYLKGKPRAPEGDLWERGLATWRELRSDPGARFDREIHLDASQLEPMVTWGTSPDQAAAIGARVPDPQDIYDPILRQDMRRALNYMGLEAGMALSDIVISHAFIGSCTNARIEDLRDAASVVRGQQVAAHVRAMIVPGSSEVRAQAEAEGLAQIFIDAGFEWRQSGCSMCLAMNDDVLAPGDRCASSTNRNFEGRQGAGARTHLMSPAMVAAAAISGRLTDIRHFGERP; translated from the coding sequence ATGAGCCCCAGAACCCTTTACGACAAACACATCGATTCGCACACGGTGTGTCGCCTCGACGATCAGGGCCACGTCCTGCTGTACATCGATCGTCAAGTGATCAACGAATACACCAGTCCGCAGGCCTTCAGCGGTTTGCGCGAAGCCGGGCGTGACGTCTGGCGCCCGGGGACGGCGCTGGCGGTGGTCGACCATGTCAACCCGACCGCACCGCAGCGTGTCGCGGCAATGCCTGATGCCGGCGGCGCACGGCAAGTGTCGTATCTGGCGGAAAACTGTCGGGACTTCGGTATCGAATTGCTCGACATCCTCGACAAGCGCCAGGGTATCGAACATGTGATCGCCCCGGAGCAGGGTTTTATTCTGCCGGGCATGGTGATCGCTGCCGGCGACAGCCACACCACCACCTATGGTGCGCTCGGCGCTTTCGGTTTCGGTATCGGCACTTCGGAAATCGAGCACCTGCTGGCTTCGCAGACGCTGGTCTACAAACGCTTGAAGAGCCTGCGCGTGACAGTCGATGGCGAACTGGCGTCGGGCCTGACCTCCAAGGACGTGATCATGGCGCTGATCGCCCGGATCGGCGCGTCCGGGGCCACCGGCTACGCCATCGAATTCTGCGGTTCGACCATTGATGCGCTGAGCGTCGAAGCGCGCATGACCATCTGCAACATGGCGGTCGAGGCCGGTGCACGCGGTGCGTTCATGGCGCCGGACGACAAGGTATTCGCCTATCTCAAAGGCAAACCGCGTGCGCCTGAAGGTGATCTGTGGGAGCGCGGACTGGCAACATGGCGTGAGTTGCGCAGTGATCCGGGGGCGCGGTTTGACCGGGAAATTCACCTCGATGCGAGTCAACTGGAGCCGATGGTCACCTGGGGCACCAGCCCGGATCAGGCCGCAGCCATCGGTGCGCGAGTGCCGGACCCACAGGACATCTACGACCCGATCCTGCGCCAGGACATGCGTCGTGCGCTCAACTACATGGGCCTTGAAGCGGGCATGGCACTTAGCGATATCGTCATCAGCCATGCCTTTATCGGCTCATGCACCAACGCCCGGATCGAAGATTTGCGTGACGCCGCCAGCGTCGTGCGCGGGCAACAGGTGGCCGCGCATGTGCGGGCGATGATCGTGCCGGGCTCCAGCGAAGTCCGCGCCCAGGCTGAGGCCGAAGGGTTGGCGCAAATCTTTATCGACGCCGGTTTCGAATGGCGGCAGTCCGGCTGCTCGATGTGCCTGGCGATGAACGACGATGTTCTGGCCCCCGGCGACCGCTGTGCCTCCAGCACCAACCGAAATTTCGAGGGCCGTCAGGGCGCCGGTGCGCGCACGCATCTGATGAGCCCGGCAATGGTCGCTGCCGCTGCGATCAGCGGTCGACTCACCGACATCCGCCACTTTGGAGAACGCCCATGA
- the leuD gene encoding 3-isopropylmalate dehydratase small subunit, whose amino-acid sequence MSLQPFTQVSGQAAALLAANVDTDVIMPKQFLKGIDRQGLDRGVFFDLRFLADGAPNPAFVLNQAAWQGASFLLVGPNFGCGSSREHAVWGLQQMGIRALIGSSFAGIFYDNCQRNGVLLITLEEAQVQQIAHQINQPDTARISIDLDAQQISLADGSVIDFQIDTLRKTALLLGLDAIGSTLQRREQIKAFERQHLAANPWLN is encoded by the coding sequence ATGAGCCTGCAACCCTTCACTCAGGTCAGCGGCCAGGCCGCAGCGCTGCTGGCGGCCAACGTCGACACTGACGTGATCATGCCCAAGCAGTTTCTCAAGGGCATCGATCGCCAGGGGCTGGATCGTGGCGTGTTTTTCGATTTGCGTTTTCTCGCGGATGGCGCGCCCAATCCCGCGTTCGTGTTGAACCAGGCGGCGTGGCAGGGCGCGAGTTTTCTGTTGGTCGGGCCGAATTTCGGCTGCGGCTCCAGCCGTGAACATGCGGTGTGGGGCTTGCAGCAGATGGGCATTCGCGCATTGATCGGCAGCAGTTTTGCCGGGATTTTTTATGACAATTGCCAACGCAACGGGGTGTTGCTGATTACCCTGGAGGAGGCGCAGGTGCAGCAGATCGCGCACCAGATCAATCAGCCGGACACTGCGCGGATCAGTATCGATCTGGACGCACAGCAGATCAGTCTGGCCGATGGTTCGGTGATCGATTTCCAGATTGATACGCTGCGCAAGACTGCGTTGTTGCTGGGCCTGGACGCCATCGGCAGCACCTTGCAACGCCGCGAGCAAATCAAAGCCTTCGAGCGTCAGCATCTGGCCGCCAATCCCTGGCTGAATTGA
- a CDS encoding LysR substrate-binding domain-containing protein → MLAASAASARFDMTQKKDAVPLPEDLRVLLTVIRKNGFAAAADELGLSPAYVSKRIQILESTLGTRLLHRTSRRVSLTEDGERVQRWALRILDDFQQLHDELADAHDSPRGRLHICSSFGFGRNHVAPAISLLAERYPALEIRLDLFDRVVDIINEGFDLEIRVGDDIPGQHIGRRLVSNRRVLCAAPSYLQRRGTPQTLDELQQHDCLVIKERDNAFGIWNLDRDGAQESVRVSGPLSSNNGEIVLQWALDGRGMLLRSLWDVQPLLADGRLVQVLKEYSQSANVWAVYPTRLAHSGKLRACVEFLQEHFKELSI, encoded by the coding sequence ATGCTGGCGGCTTCTGCCGCCAGTGCTCGTTTTGACATGACTCAGAAGAAAGACGCCGTGCCCCTGCCCGAAGACCTGCGCGTGCTGCTCACCGTGATCCGCAAGAACGGTTTCGCTGCCGCCGCCGATGAGTTGGGGCTGTCCCCGGCCTACGTCAGCAAACGCATCCAGATTCTCGAAAGCACCCTCGGCACGCGCCTGTTGCATCGCACCAGTCGCCGCGTGTCGCTGACCGAGGACGGAGAACGCGTGCAGCGCTGGGCGTTGCGCATTCTCGATGATTTCCAGCAACTTCACGACGAACTTGCAGACGCCCACGACAGCCCGCGTGGGCGTCTGCACATCTGCAGCAGTTTCGGTTTTGGCCGCAATCACGTGGCGCCTGCCATTTCATTGCTCGCCGAACGTTACCCGGCATTGGAGATTCGCCTGGACCTGTTTGACCGGGTGGTGGACATTATCAATGAAGGGTTCGATCTGGAGATCCGTGTCGGCGACGATATTCCCGGTCAGCACATCGGTCGGCGCCTGGTCAGCAACCGGCGAGTGTTGTGCGCGGCACCGAGCTATCTGCAACGACGCGGCACGCCGCAGACACTTGATGAGTTGCAGCAACACGATTGCCTGGTGATCAAGGAACGCGACAACGCGTTCGGCATCTGGAATCTGGATCGCGACGGCGCGCAGGAAAGCGTGCGGGTCAGCGGTCCGTTATCCTCGAACAACGGCGAGATAGTCCTGCAATGGGCGCTGGATGGTCGGGGAATGCTGCTGCGCTCGTTATGGGATGTGCAGCCGCTGCTGGCTGACGGACGTCTGGTTCAAGTGCTCAAGGAATACAGTCAGAGTGCCAACGTCTGGGCGGTGTACCCGACGCGACTGGCGCATTCGGGGAAGTTAAGGGCGTGCGTGGAGTTTTTGCAGGAGCATTTCAAAGAACTGTCTATATAG
- a CDS encoding alpha/beta fold hydrolase encodes MFAGFLKDQRHVNGVDIAYRLGGSGPGLLLLHGHPQTHVIWHKIAEQLAEHFTVIAADLRGYGDSSRPAADALHLNYSKREMARDNVELMKALGFEQFSILAHDRGARVAHRLALDHPAAVQRMMLLDIAPTLAMYTQTNEAFARAYWHWFFLIRPEPLPETLIEADPESYLRSVMGSRSAGLKPFTEQAFGEYLRCLQQPGSARGICEDYRASASIDLEHDRADIVAGQHLNLPLRVLWGAEGTVGRCFDPLKEWQQVATNVTGQALPGGHYLAEEVPELLLSEALKFLR; translated from the coding sequence ATGTTTGCCGGATTTCTCAAAGACCAGCGCCATGTCAACGGCGTCGACATTGCCTACCGTCTCGGCGGTAGCGGGCCGGGCCTGTTGCTGCTGCACGGCCATCCGCAGACCCACGTGATCTGGCACAAAATCGCCGAACAACTGGCCGAGCACTTCACCGTGATCGCCGCCGACCTGCGCGGTTACGGCGACAGCAGTCGCCCTGCTGCCGATGCGCTGCATCTCAATTATTCAAAACGCGAAATGGCCCGCGACAACGTCGAACTGATGAAGGCGCTGGGTTTCGAGCAGTTTTCGATCCTCGCCCACGACCGTGGCGCGCGGGTCGCCCATCGTCTGGCCCTCGACCACCCCGCCGCCGTGCAACGCATGATGCTGCTGGACATTGCCCCGACCCTGGCGATGTACACACAAACCAACGAAGCCTTCGCCCGCGCCTACTGGCACTGGTTCTTCCTGATCCGCCCGGAGCCGCTGCCGGAAACCCTGATCGAAGCCGATCCCGAGTCTTATCTGCGCAGCGTGATGGGCAGTCGCAGCGCCGGGCTCAAGCCGTTCACCGAGCAGGCATTCGGCGAATACCTGCGTTGCCTGCAACAACCGGGCAGCGCTCGGGGAATCTGCGAAGACTACCGCGCCAGCGCCAGCATCGATCTGGAGCATGATCGCGCCGACATTGTGGCGGGGCAGCATTTGAATCTGCCGCTGCGGGTTCTATGGGGCGCTGAAGGCACCGTCGGACGCTGCTTCGATCCGCTCAAGGAATGGCAACAGGTTGCGACGAACGTAACAGGCCAGGCGCTGCCTGGCGGCCACTACCTCGCCGAAGAAGTCCCCGAGTTGTTGCTCAGCGAAGCTCTGAAATTTCTGCGCTGA
- a CDS encoding VOC family protein, whose protein sequence is MSVKPIPEGYHSITPYLGIEKAAEAIDFYKKAFGANEVMRLDMPDGRVGHAELRIGDSAIMLGTPCDQGPLSGPDTAVSVGLHLYVTDVDKSFQRALDAGATTVSEVKDQFYGDRSGTLKDPFGHLWFLASRKEDLTQEQIRQRAMEMFQQG, encoded by the coding sequence ATGAGCGTAAAACCCATTCCCGAGGGGTATCACAGTATTACCCCGTATCTCGGCATCGAAAAAGCTGCCGAGGCCATCGACTTTTACAAGAAAGCCTTTGGCGCCAACGAAGTCATGCGCCTGGACATGCCGGATGGCCGCGTCGGCCACGCCGAACTGCGCATCGGTGACAGCGCGATCATGCTCGGCACGCCTTGCGATCAGGGCCCGTTGAGCGGCCCGGACACAGCGGTTTCGGTCGGTTTGCATTTGTATGTGACCGATGTCGACAAATCATTTCAACGAGCACTGGATGCCGGGGCAACGACGGTATCCGAGGTCAAGGATCAGTTTTACGGTGATCGCAGCGGGACATTGAAGGACCCGTTCGGGCACCTGTGGTTTCTCGCCTCGCGCAAGGAAGATCTGACGCAAGAGCAGATCAGGCAGCGGGCGATGGAGATGTTTCAGCAGGGTTGA
- the soxR gene encoding redox-sensitive transcriptional activator SoxR encodes MISKENLHKPLTVGEVAARSGVAVTALHFYESKGLIKSQRNAGNQRRYARTVLRRVALIKVAQRLGIPLAEIGEALKTLPDDRAPTAADWKILSEQWRQELDERINQLTLLRDRLNGCIGCGCLSMEACPLRNQGDVLGEQGPGAHFPT; translated from the coding sequence ATGATCAGCAAGGAAAATCTGCACAAGCCGCTCACTGTCGGTGAAGTCGCGGCGCGCAGCGGTGTCGCGGTCACAGCCCTGCACTTTTATGAATCAAAGGGCTTGATCAAGAGCCAGCGCAATGCCGGCAATCAACGGCGCTATGCGCGTACCGTGTTGCGCCGGGTGGCGCTGATCAAAGTCGCACAACGTTTGGGGATTCCGCTGGCGGAGATTGGCGAGGCACTGAAAACCCTGCCGGATGATCGCGCACCGACGGCGGCGGACTGGAAGATCCTCTCGGAGCAATGGCGGCAAGAACTGGATGAGCGGATCAATCAACTGACGCTGCTGCGCGACCGGCTCAATGGCTGCATCGGTTGTGGTTGCTTGTCGATGGAAGCGTGTCCGCTGCGCAATCAGGGCGATGTGCTGGGCGAACAAGGACCGGGGGCGCACTTTCCAACCTGA
- a CDS encoding antibiotic biosynthesis monooxygenase, protein MQTSAQNRSFTQLIEFEIEPRQQPALVSALSVQTERLAQRYDGFVSASVQASDDGRRVLSFLQWQTREAGEAAFRSFESGEQDFWQLIRAHQAKTVTFNSFQVLSSIARSHDDALHCTLVG, encoded by the coding sequence ATGCAAACGTCAGCGCAAAACCGCAGCTTCACCCAATTGATCGAATTCGAAATCGAGCCCCGCCAGCAACCGGCGCTGGTCTCGGCGTTGTCCGTGCAGACCGAACGCCTGGCGCAACGCTACGACGGTTTTGTCAGTGCGAGCGTGCAAGCCAGCGACGATGGCCGGCGGGTATTGAGCTTTCTGCAATGGCAGACACGCGAGGCTGGGGAGGCTGCGTTTCGCAGCTTCGAAAGCGGCGAGCAGGATTTCTGGCAGTTGATTCGCGCCCATCAAGCGAAGACCGTCACCTTCAACTCGTTTCAGGTGCTGAGCAGCATCGCCCGCAGTCACGACGATGCGCTGCACTGCACCCTGGTCGGTTAG
- a CDS encoding sigma-54 dependent transcriptional regulator: MQLLTLPPSPALATSIRATAQVFEDPKSQALLAHLQQVAPSEASVLIIGETGTGKELVARHIHNLSNRRHRPFIAVNCGAFSESLVEAELFGHEKGAFTGALSAKAGWFEEADGGTLFLDEIGDLPMAIQVKLLRVLQEREVVRLGSRKSIAIDVRVLAATNVQLEKAINAGNFREDLYYRLNVVNLELSPLRERPGDILPLTRHFIESYSQRLGYGRVSISPGAENKLRSYSWPGNIRELENVIHHTLLICRNGLIERDDLRLSNLRIERPDDHHANTDDSPEALLELAFQKLFAQQAGALHEKVEDALLRAAYRFCHYNQVHTAALLGLSRNVTRTRLIKIGELAVNKRRMTENLQGERLIQLSI, from the coding sequence ATGCAACTGCTGACTTTACCGCCCTCACCTGCCCTGGCCACGTCGATCCGCGCCACTGCGCAGGTGTTCGAAGACCCCAAGTCCCAGGCCCTGCTCGCGCATTTGCAACAGGTCGCACCGAGCGAAGCCAGCGTGCTGATCATCGGCGAGACCGGCACCGGCAAGGAGTTGGTCGCGCGGCACATTCATAACCTGAGCAACCGCCGTCATCGGCCATTCATCGCGGTCAATTGCGGGGCGTTCTCCGAATCGCTGGTGGAAGCCGAATTGTTCGGTCACGAAAAAGGCGCGTTTACCGGTGCGCTGAGTGCCAAGGCCGGATGGTTTGAGGAAGCGGATGGCGGCACGCTGTTTCTCGATGAAATCGGCGATTTGCCGATGGCGATTCAGGTGAAATTGCTACGGGTATTGCAGGAGCGCGAAGTGGTGCGGCTAGGGTCGCGCAAAAGCATTGCCATCGATGTGCGAGTGCTGGCGGCGACCAATGTGCAACTGGAAAAAGCGATCAACGCGGGCAATTTCCGCGAAGACCTGTATTACCGGCTCAACGTGGTCAATCTCGAACTGAGCCCGCTGCGCGAACGGCCCGGCGATATCCTGCCGCTGACCCGGCATTTCATCGAGTCCTACAGTCAGCGCTTGGGTTACGGGCGGGTCAGCATCAGCCCCGGCGCGGAAAACAAGCTTCGCAGCTACAGTTGGCCGGGCAATATTCGCGAACTGGAAAACGTCATCCATCACACACTGCTGATCTGCCGCAATGGCTTGATTGAACGCGATGATTTGCGCCTGTCGAACCTGCGCATCGAGCGCCCGGACGATCATCACGCCAACACCGACGATTCACCGGAAGCGTTGCTGGAACTGGCCTTTCAAAAACTCTTCGCGCAACAGGCCGGGGCGCTGCATGAAAAGGTCGAGGACGCCTTGCTGCGCGCCGCTTATCGTTTCTGCCATTACAACCAGGTGCACACCGCAGCATTGCTCGGTCTGAGCCGCAATGTCACCCGCACCCGGCTGATCAAGATCGGCGAACTGGCGGTGAACAAGCGGCGTATGACGGAAAACCTGCAAGGCGAGCGACTGATCCAGCTGTCGATCTAA
- a CDS encoding acyl-CoA dehydrogenase family protein, which translates to MTAKPQSTLLSPLQTARQLAAEFALTAVERDERGGTPKAQRDALRDSGLLALSIPTRYGGLGASWSETLQVVREFAKVDSSIAHVFGFHHLMLATVRLFSRTEQWQPWFEQTARQNWFWGNALNPLDTRTVVKDFGGWREFSGKKSFCSGATDSQMLIASAVDESAGGKLLIAAIPTGRSGITLHEDWNNIGQRQTDSGSATFERVRVEESELLLDPGPLSTPFACLRPLIAQLTFSHMFLGIAEGAFEEARNYTLSETRLWHKSTAREVREDPYVLAHYGEFWVALEGIRLLVERAATLLDQAWAKGPNLSAEERGHLATAIATAKVATSRQGLDICSRLFEVTGARSTHASLRLDRHWRNLRTQTLHDPLDYKLHELGDWALNQALPVPTFYS; encoded by the coding sequence GTGACCGCCAAACCGCAAAGTACCTTGCTGTCTCCCTTGCAGACTGCCCGTCAACTGGCTGCCGAATTTGCCCTGACCGCCGTCGAACGCGATGAGCGCGGTGGCACCCCGAAAGCCCAGCGCGATGCCCTGCGTGACAGCGGCCTGCTGGCCCTGAGCATTCCCACCCGCTACGGCGGTCTCGGCGCGAGCTGGAGTGAAACCCTGCAGGTCGTGCGCGAGTTCGCCAAGGTCGACAGTTCCATCGCCCACGTCTTCGGTTTTCATCACCTGATGCTCGCCACCGTGCGCCTGTTTTCGCGCACCGAGCAATGGCAGCCGTGGTTCGAACAGACCGCTCGCCAGAACTGGTTCTGGGGCAACGCCCTGAATCCGCTGGACACCCGTACGGTGGTCAAGGACTTCGGTGGCTGGCGCGAGTTTTCCGGCAAGAAAAGCTTTTGCTCCGGCGCCACCGACTCGCAAATGCTGATCGCTTCGGCAGTGGATGAAAGTGCTGGCGGCAAATTGCTCATCGCCGCAATCCCCACGGGTCGCAGTGGCATCACGTTACATGAGGACTGGAACAACATCGGCCAGCGCCAGACCGACAGCGGCAGCGCCACCTTCGAACGAGTACGGGTCGAAGAGTCGGAATTGCTCCTTGATCCCGGCCCGTTAAGCACGCCGTTCGCGTGCCTGCGCCCGTTGATCGCGCAGCTGACCTTCAGCCATATGTTTCTCGGGATTGCCGAAGGTGCTTTCGAAGAAGCGCGAAATTACACGCTGAGCGAAACCCGCCTCTGGCACAAATCCACCGCACGGGAGGTGCGTGAAGATCCTTACGTACTCGCGCATTACGGTGAGTTCTGGGTTGCGCTGGAAGGCATTCGCCTGCTGGTCGAGCGCGCCGCGACATTGCTTGATCAAGCATGGGCCAAGGGGCCGAACCTCAGCGCCGAAGAACGCGGACATCTGGCCACCGCGATTGCCACCGCCAAAGTTGCCACCAGCCGTCAGGGTCTGGACATCTGTAGCCGATTGTTCGAGGTCACCGGCGCACGCTCGACCCACGCCTCGCTGCGTCTCGACCGCCACTGGCGCAACCTGCGCACACAAACCCTGCACGACCCGCTGGATTACAAGCTCCATGAACTGGGCGACTGGGCGCTGAATCAGGCGCTGCCGGTGCCGACCTTCTATTCCTGA
- the ssuD gene encoding FMNH2-dependent alkanesulfonate monooxygenase — translation MDVFWFLPTHGDGHYLGTTQGARPVTLNYLKQVAQAADSLGYHGVLIPTGRSCEDSWVIASALVPLTERLRYLVAIRPGIISPTVSARMAATLDRLSNGRLLINVVTGGDPDENRGDGSFLNHSERYEVTDEFLKIWRRVLQGEAVDFDGKHLKVQNAKALYPPVQKPYPPLYFGGSSDAAHDLAAEQVDVYLTWGEPPAAVAEKLADVRERAARHGRRVKFGIRLHVIVRETAEEAWKAADKLIEHISDETIAAAQKSFSRFDSEGQRRMAALHDGRRDNLEIAPNLWAGVGLVRGGAGTALVGDPQQVAARIKEYADLGIESFIFSGYPHLEEAYRFAELVFPLLPEPYASLAGRGVTNLTGPFGEMIANDVLPAKTTA, via the coding sequence ATGGATGTTTTCTGGTTCCTGCCGACCCACGGCGACGGCCACTATCTGGGCACCACCCAAGGCGCGCGTCCGGTCACGCTCAACTACTTGAAACAAGTTGCGCAAGCCGCGGACAGCCTCGGTTACCACGGCGTGCTGATTCCCACCGGGCGCTCCTGCGAGGACTCATGGGTGATCGCCTCGGCGCTGGTGCCGTTGACTGAACGCCTGCGTTATCTGGTGGCGATTCGTCCGGGGATCATCTCGCCGACGGTCTCGGCGCGCATGGCGGCAACGCTGGATCGACTGTCCAACGGGCGCTTGCTGATCAACGTGGTGACTGGCGGCGATCCGGACGAGAACCGCGGCGACGGCAGCTTCCTCAACCACAGCGAGCGCTACGAAGTCACCGACGAATTCCTCAAGATCTGGCGTCGGGTGTTGCAAGGCGAGGCGGTGGATTTCGACGGCAAGCACCTGAAGGTGCAAAACGCCAAGGCGTTGTACCCACCGGTGCAGAAGCCCTATCCACCGCTGTACTTCGGCGGCTCGTCCGATGCGGCGCATGACCTGGCAGCCGAGCAGGTCGACGTTTACCTGACCTGGGGTGAACCGCCCGCCGCCGTCGCCGAGAAACTTGCCGATGTGCGTGAACGTGCGGCGCGCCATGGGCGCAGGGTCAAGTTCGGTATTCGCTTGCATGTGATCGTCCGCGAGACCGCCGAAGAGGCATGGAAAGCGGCGGACAAACTGATCGAGCACATCAGCGATGAAACCATTGCTGCGGCGCAGAAATCCTTCTCGCGTTTCGATTCCGAAGGCCAGCGTCGCATGGCGGCATTGCACGATGGCCGCCGCGACAACCTGGAAATAGCCCCGAACCTGTGGGCCGGCGTCGGCCTGGTGCGTGGTGGCGCCGGCACCGCGCTGGTCGGCGATCCGCAGCAAGTCGCGGCGCGGATCAAGGAGTACGCGGACCTCGGCATCGAGAGCTTCATCTTCTCTGGTTATCCGCATCTGGAAGAGGCTTATCGATTTGCCGAACTGGTGTTCCCACTTCTGCCGGAGCCGTACGCGAGCCTGGCCGGACGCGGCGTGACCAACCTCACCGGGCCGTTTGGCGAAATGATTGCCAACGACGTACTTCCCGCCAAAACCACGGCTTGA
- the msuE gene encoding FMN reductase gives MSRPLKVVALSGGTWRPSRTLVLTQALLSELAEHLPIESHLIELGDIARPLGGALSRQELSTEVEAELQAIEQADLLIVAAPVYRGSYPGLLKHLFDLIDLNALIDTPVLLAATGGSERHALVLDHQLRPLLSFFQAVTLPIGVYATEADFANYQITSEPLKARIRLAAERAAPLFATQIKPLLKIA, from the coding sequence ATGTCGCGTCCCCTGAAAGTCGTCGCCCTGTCCGGCGGCACCTGGCGTCCATCGCGCACCCTGGTGCTGACCCAGGCCTTGCTGAGCGAATTGGCCGAACATTTGCCAATCGAAAGCCATCTGATCGAACTCGGCGACATTGCCCGTCCACTCGGTGGAGCCCTTTCGCGTCAGGAACTGAGTACGGAAGTCGAAGCCGAGTTGCAAGCGATTGAACAGGCCGACCTGCTGATCGTCGCCGCGCCGGTTTATCGCGGTTCCTATCCGGGCCTGCTCAAGCATCTGTTCGACCTGATCGACCTCAATGCGCTGATCGATACCCCGGTGTTGTTGGCGGCCACCGGCGGCAGCGAACGCCATGCGCTGGTGCTCGATCACCAGTTGCGCCCGCTGTTGAGTTTCTTCCAGGCCGTGACGCTGCCGATCGGCGTGTACGCCACCGAAGCCGATTTCGCCAATTACCAGATCACCAGCGAACCGCTGAAGGCGCGCATCCGTCTGGCCGCCGAACGCGCCGCGCCGCTGTTCGCGACACAAATCAAACCGTTGCTGAAGATCGCTTAA